A window from Variovorax sp. PBL-E5 encodes these proteins:
- a CDS encoding NAD-dependent succinate-semialdehyde dehydrogenase, with amino-acid sequence MTSASSSTPYTDTRLLIDGQWADAASGKTLDVVNPATGKAIGKVAHAGIVDLDRALASAQRGFEAWKNTPAPTRATTMRKAAGLIRERADTIAALLTQEQGKPLAEARGEVLAAAEIIEWFADEGRRVYGRIVPSRNLAVQQLVLKEAVGPVAAFTPWNFPVNQIVRKLGAALATGCSFLVKAPEETPASPAALLQAFVDAGVPPGTVGLVFGDPAEISNYLIAHPIIRKVTFTGSTPVGKQLAALAGAHMKRVTMELGGHAPVIIAEDADVALAVKAAGAAKFRNAGQVCISPTRFLVHNSLREEFSRALVKHAESLKLGDGLAEGTTLGPLANSRRLTAMAKVMDDARAKGAKIATGGERIGDAGNFFAPTVLTDVSLDADVFNNEPFGPVAAIRGFDTLEEAITEANRLPFGLAGYAFTKSIKNAHLLGQRLELGMLWVNQPAMPSAEMPFGGVKDSGYGSEGGPEALESYLVTKSVSILGV; translated from the coding sequence ATGACCTCCGCCTCTTCCTCCACTCCCTACACCGACACCCGCCTGCTGATCGACGGCCAATGGGCCGATGCCGCCAGCGGCAAGACCCTCGACGTGGTCAACCCCGCCACCGGCAAGGCCATCGGCAAGGTCGCCCATGCCGGCATCGTGGACCTCGACCGCGCGCTCGCCTCCGCCCAGCGCGGCTTCGAGGCCTGGAAGAACACGCCGGCGCCCACGCGCGCCACGACGATGCGCAAGGCCGCGGGATTGATCCGCGAGCGCGCCGACACCATTGCCGCGCTGCTGACGCAGGAGCAGGGCAAGCCGCTGGCCGAGGCGCGCGGCGAGGTGCTCGCGGCGGCCGAGATCATCGAATGGTTCGCCGACGAAGGCCGGCGCGTGTATGGCCGCATCGTGCCCTCGCGCAACCTCGCGGTGCAGCAGCTGGTGCTGAAGGAAGCGGTGGGTCCGGTGGCGGCCTTCACGCCGTGGAATTTTCCGGTCAACCAGATCGTTCGCAAGCTCGGCGCGGCGCTCGCGACCGGCTGCTCCTTCCTCGTGAAGGCGCCCGAGGAAACGCCGGCCTCGCCGGCCGCGCTGCTGCAGGCCTTCGTCGATGCGGGCGTGCCACCCGGCACCGTAGGCCTAGTGTTCGGCGATCCGGCCGAGATCTCGAACTACCTCATCGCGCACCCGATCATCCGCAAGGTCACCTTCACCGGCTCGACGCCGGTCGGCAAGCAGCTCGCGGCGCTGGCCGGCGCGCACATGAAGCGCGTCACCATGGAACTCGGCGGCCACGCGCCGGTGATCATTGCCGAGGACGCCGACGTGGCGCTGGCCGTGAAGGCCGCGGGCGCCGCCAAGTTCCGCAATGCCGGGCAGGTCTGCATCTCGCCGACCCGCTTCCTGGTGCACAACAGCCTGCGCGAGGAGTTCTCGCGCGCGCTGGTCAAGCATGCCGAAAGCCTCAAGCTCGGCGACGGCCTGGCCGAGGGCACGACGCTCGGCCCGCTGGCCAATTCGCGCCGCCTCACGGCCATGGCGAAGGTGATGGACGACGCGCGCGCCAAGGGCGCCAAGATCGCGACCGGCGGCGAGCGCATCGGCGACGCCGGCAACTTCTTTGCGCCCACCGTGCTGACCGATGTCTCGCTCGATGCCGACGTGTTCAACAACGAGCCTTTCGGTCCGGTGGCCGCGATCCGCGGCTTCGACACGCTGGAAGAGGCGATCACCGAAGCCAACCGCCTGCCTTTCGGTCTGGCGGGCTATGCCTTCACCAAGTCGATCAAGAACGCGCACCTGCTCGGCCAGCGCCTCGAGCTCGGCATGCTGTGGGTCAACCAGCCTGCGATGCCCTCGGCCGAGATGCCTTTCGGCGGCGTGAAGGATTCGGGCTACGGTTCGGAAGGCGGTCCGGAAGCGCTGGAGTCGTACCTGGTCACCAAGTCGGTGTCGATCCTCGGGGTTTGA